A window of Bradyrhizobium sp. AZCC 1719 genomic DNA:
AACAGGCCGGTTTCGCGCAACAAGACGTCCGGCAAATTGAGGAACGGCGCGAGCGCGCCGGCGCCGAGCGTTAGCGCCACAGCGGCGACGCCGCTGAAGATGGCGTCGGCGAGCAGGGCGCGGCTCAGGAAGGTGGACGGATGGATCATGACGTTCTCCTGTGCTTGGGAATGACCGGGGGCAGGGATCAGCGTTGCAGCAGCGACCGGAGCTGACGCATCAGCCGCACCGGGCAGAGCGCCTTGCCGACCCTGTTCTCGATCGTCTGCACCTGCACGAACACGAACACACCGGTGTCGTGCACCAGGGGCTCGGGCATGTTCAGGGAGCGTGCCACGAGCCAGGTGACCAGATTGCGCACCCAGGGGATCATGGCGGCGACGAAGCGGAACAGTGAAAGCATCAGCATGGGTCATCTCCTGTGCTGCCAAGATGACTCGACCTGCGACCCGTTTCGATTACCTTGGACGTAATGGAATGGATGAAATTCGCATGGTAGGTTTTCCACCATGAACGCACATGCTGCCACGGCGCGAGCCGAACGAACCCAGCCCCTCCACATTGGCGATCACCTGCGCGAATGGCGCCAACGGCGACATCTGAGCCAGCTCGATTTGGCGAGCGATGCCGAAATATCCGCGCGTCACCTCAGTTTTGTCGAAACCGGCCGCGCCGCGCCATCGCGGGAAATGGTGCTCAAGCTTGCCGAGCGATTGGAGGTCCCCTTGCGTGAACGCAACGTGCTCCTGGTCGCAGCGGGTTTTGCCCCGGCCTTTCCGAAACGCTCGCTGGATGATCCGGCGCTGAAGTCGGCCCGGCAGGCGATCGATCTGGTGCTCAAAGCCCACGAGCCCAATCCGGCGTTGGCCTATGACCGGCACTGGAATCTGGTGACGGCCAACCGCATGGTGGCGCCGTTGCTCGAAGGTTTGCCGCCGCATCTGCTCCGGCACCCCATCAACATCATGCGGCTCGCCTTTCATCCCGAAGGGCTCGCGCCGCGCACGGTCAATCTTGCCGAATGGAGCGCGCATCTTCTGGAACGGCTGCATCGCCAGTGCGAGGCAACGGCCGATCCCGAACTGCTCAAACTGTATCAGGAGCTCAAAGCCTATCGTATGCCGGCGCGCTCGGGGCCGATCTCGGCCGACAATGTCGCGATCCCGTTAAAGCTGCGCCACAATGGCGATGTGTTGAGTTTCATCTCCACCACCATGGTGTTCGGCACGCCCGTCGACATCACGTTGCAGGAGCTTGCGCTGGAAACTTTCTTTCCCGCCGACGATCTGACCGCCGATCGCATGCGGCAGATGGCGGCAGCTTTGTAGTTTGAAGGATGGGTGGAGCGAAGCGATACCCATCATGTGAGGGTCGCACGGTTGATGGGTTTCGCTTGCGCTCTACCATCCTACATTGTGCGGTCGCCGGGGGAGTCGCCGACTAGCGACAAGGCCGTGGTCGCGCTGCCCTGCAGCATATCAGTGAGCACGGCCCCGCCGGTGAAGTGATACGAGACATGCGGCGATCGCCCTTGTCTCCTTGTCCGATCGGATTACCTTCCGGGACATCATTCAGCGAGGACGTTCCGATGAGCACCCTAAAACCCCTCAAGATCGACATCGTCTCCGACGTGGTCTGCCCCTGGTGCTACATCGGCAAACGCCGGATCGAGAACGCCTTGGCGCTGGTGCCCGATGTTCCCGTCGAAGTGCGCTGGCGGCCGTTCTTCCTCAATTCCTGGGTGCCGCGCGAGGGCATCAGCCGCGACGAATATCTCACCGCAAAATTCGGTTCGGTCGAGGCTTACAAGGGCATCGCCGGGCGCGTCGTGGCGGCTGCGGGGGAGGAGGGGCTGACCTACCGGCCCGAACTCGTGAAGCGCCAGCCCAACACCATCGATTGCCATCGCCTGATCAATTGGGCGGAAGCTCAGGGCAAGGCCGCTGAGATGAAGCAGCGCCTGATGGAATTGTACTTTCGCGATGGCGGCGATCTGACCGATATCAACGTGCTGGTGCAGGCCGCGGCCGATGTTGGCCTCGACGCCGACGATGTGCGCAAGCGTCTTGCCACCGATGAGGACGTCGCACTGATCTCCGGCCAGGCGCAGGAAGCTTCCGACAAAGGCATCTCGGGCGTTCCTACTTTCGTCTTCGCGCAGAAATATGCCGTGTCCGGCGCCCAGCCGGCCGAGCAACTCGCCCGCGCGATCCGGCAAGTTTCCGGCGAAATCAACGCGCAGGCCGCGGAGTGACCTTGCGTGTCCCGGACGCGGTGCGGCGCGCAGCGCTGCGCCGCGGAGCCGGGACCCAGGCTGCAGGGGAGACCCCAGAGCAGCAGCGCACCGCCATAGCGCGTCGAAGACGCGCGTAAACGCGCTTATGGCGCTGCGCAGCATCCGGGGAACGCGGCGATGAAACTAGAATAAACTTGGGGAGGCAATCATGATCTACGAACTGCGCACCTACACCTTAAGACCCGGCACGCTCGGCGACATGATCAAGGCCGCGAGTACGATATCGCGCGAGATCCGCAAGGACGATTACGGCAAGCTCGAAGGCTACTGGTCGACCGAGATCGGCCCGCTTAACCAGGTCCTGCACATGTGGAGCTACAACAGTTTCGAGGAGCGCGCCCGGTTGCGCGCCGAGCTTGCGAAAAGCCCGCGCTGGACCGGCGAGTATGTGCCGCTGATCCGCCCCTGGTTGGTCCGTCAGGACGTCCGCCTGATGAACGCGGTGAGGCCGCCGGTTGCCCCGGCATCGACGGGCAATGTCTACGAACTCCGCAACTACCGCGCCAAGCCGGCCGGCGGCCTCAAACAATGGCTCGATGCGTTCACCGCCGTACTGCCGGAGCGGGAAAAGTATTCAAAGATCGTCGGCCTCTGGACCACCGAAGCGGGCCAACCGAACGAAGCCTGCCACATCTGGGCCTATCCCAGCCTGAACGCCCGCGCCGAAGCGCGCGGGAACGCGATGAAGGATCCGGCCTGGCAGGAATTTCTCGGGAAGGGTCCCGGATTTCTCGACGAGATGCACTCGACCATCATGCTGCCGGCGCCGCATTCGCCGCTGCAGTGAGGCTGGTTACGCGCCCTTCAAATAATAGTTCGCGCGTTTCCCGAGCGCGATCCGCCGCAGCACGCGGCGCATCGCCATCGAGGCGCGCAGCGGCTTTATCGCGGTCGTCACGGTGCGATAGAACGCCAGCTTGAGTGCATCGAGCACCGGCTGTTTGCCCGGCGGCTGCTGCGGCAGGCCGATGCTGCGCAGCATCGAATTGAAGAAGTGCAGATCGTTCATCCGCCGCACTTCGCGCGTCTTCCAGGTGATCGCCATCGAGATCGAGAACGAGCCTGCGGTGCGCACCCAGTGCGGCCATTGATACGGCACATAGCAGCCGTCGCCTGCGAACAGGTGGAATTCCTTGCCCAACGGCGCAATGCTCTCGTCATATTTCAGGTTGCGATGCTTGGTCATCGAGCGCTCGATCTCGTCGTCGGAGACGATCGAACGGTCGGTATTGTCGAAGATCGTGAAGAATTTTTCGCCGTGGATGTGCACGAAGAAATTGTCTTCGCTGTCGAGATGAAATGGCGTGGTCGAGTTCGGCGAGGA
This region includes:
- a CDS encoding cupin-like domain-containing protein, which produces MNTLTAVAPVITADHDALRRDFPLKPFAIRHKLGGHPLLTLPRIAQLASELPRDLIEYNSGKVAISQDPDAIPSVDLDPVEVVKSIETAGAWMVLKRIENSPEYRVLLEDTLLSVARARGFNSLADAGFEQVEGFLFVSSPNSTTPFHLDSEDNFFVHIHGEKFFTIFDNTDRSIVSDDEIERSMTKHRNLKYDESIAPLGKEFHLFAGDGCYVPYQWPHWVRTAGSFSISMAITWKTREVRRMNDLHFFNSMLRSIGLPQQPPGKQPVLDALKLAFYRTVTTAIKPLRASMAMRRVLRRIALGKRANYYLKGA
- a CDS encoding helix-turn-helix domain-containing protein, yielding MNAHAATARAERTQPLHIGDHLREWRQRRHLSQLDLASDAEISARHLSFVETGRAAPSREMVLKLAERLEVPLRERNVLLVAAGFAPAFPKRSLDDPALKSARQAIDLVLKAHEPNPALAYDRHWNLVTANRMVAPLLEGLPPHLLRHPINIMRLAFHPEGLAPRTVNLAEWSAHLLERLHRQCEATADPELLKLYQELKAYRMPARSGPISADNVAIPLKLRHNGDVLSFISTTMVFGTPVDITLQELALETFFPADDLTADRMRQMAAAL
- a CDS encoding DsbA family oxidoreductase, producing the protein MSTLKPLKIDIVSDVVCPWCYIGKRRIENALALVPDVPVEVRWRPFFLNSWVPREGISRDEYLTAKFGSVEAYKGIAGRVVAAAGEEGLTYRPELVKRQPNTIDCHRLINWAEAQGKAAEMKQRLMELYFRDGGDLTDINVLVQAAADVGLDADDVRKRLATDEDVALISGQAQEASDKGISGVPTFVFAQKYAVSGAQPAEQLARAIRQVSGEINAQAAE
- a CDS encoding NIPSNAP family protein, translated to MIYELRTYTLRPGTLGDMIKAASTISREIRKDDYGKLEGYWSTEIGPLNQVLHMWSYNSFEERARLRAELAKSPRWTGEYVPLIRPWLVRQDVRLMNAVRPPVAPASTGNVYELRNYRAKPAGGLKQWLDAFTAVLPEREKYSKIVGLWTTEAGQPNEACHIWAYPSLNARAEARGNAMKDPAWQEFLGKGPGFLDEMHSTIMLPAPHSPLQ